The genomic region CCTCCAGCCAGTTTTTCTCCATGCCTCGTATCCTCGTTTTTCTCTGCTTTTTTTCACAGAAACTATTCTGTAGTCACCTTCGATTATTTGTGAAAGCACCGCCGAGATAACCGCTATTATTTCTTCGTTCTCCCTTGAATACCTGATTTTCTTCTCTTCAACAACAGCGGGTCTCTCTTTTCCTGAGAAAAACTTCAAGACAATAGAGAATAAGTACAGAATAAGAAATACAAAAAATACCGTCACTATTCCGAACAGAAAGATGGTGATCATTACCTCACCTCACAGAGGGATGTTTCCATGCTTCTTCTTCGGTCTGTACTCAACTTTCGTCTCACAAACCTCAAGGGCTCTCATTATGTACTTCCTTGTCTCTCTCGGATCTATCACCATGTCCACGTATCCTCTACTCGCCGCTATATAAGGATTCGCGAACTGCTGTTTGTATTCTTCAATGAGCTTTCTTCTCGTTTCTTCGGGGTTGGAAGAAGCCTCTATTTCCTTCTTGAAGATAATATTCGCCGCTCCTTCAGGCCCCATGACCGCAATCTCGGCGGACGGCCAGGCAAGAACCATATCCGCTCCCAGGTGTTTGCTACCCATGGCGATGTACGCTCCTCCATAGGCCTTTCGAAGAATAACCGTAATCTTTGGAACCGTTGCCTCGCTGTATGCGTAGAGCATCTTCGCTCCGTGTCTTATGATGCCACCGTGCTCTTGAGCAACACCTGGGAGATAACCAGGGGTATCCACGAAGGTCAGAATAGGAATGTTGAAGGCGTCGAGGAATCTGATGAAACGTGCCGCCTTGTCTGAGGAATCGATATCCAGAACACCGGCGAACACGGAAGGCTGATTCGCCACTATTCCCACTGTTTTTCCCTGAATCCTGGCAAAGCCTATGACGATGTTCTTCGCAAAGTACGGCTGAACTTCGAAGAACTCTCCGTGATCCACGACCCTTTTGATGACTTCCCTCACATCGTACCCTTTGTTCGGATTGTCCGGAAGGATATCGAGAATGTCCTCTGGAGTTTCCAGACTGGTATCGGGATCTTCAACGGGTGGTTCTTCGGCGTTGTTGGAGGGAAGGTACGAGAGGAGTGTCCTCACCAGAGACATAGCCTTTTCGTCGTTGTCTGCCAGAAAGTGAGCGTTCCCACTCTTTTGATTGTGAACCATGGCCCCTCCCAGATCCTCCTGGGAGATCTCTTCACCCGTTACCGCTTTTATCACGTTCGGCCCCGTTATGAACATCCTGGCGGTCTGGTCTACCATCACGATGAAATCGGTGAGTGCGGGCGAATAAACAGCGCCACCAGCACAAGGACCGGCTATCACGGTGATCTGTGGTACCACACCGGAAGCGAGGGTGTTTCTTAGAAATATCTCGCCGTAACCGGCGAGTGCATCCACACCTTCCTGAATTCGTGCGCCTCCAGAATCGTTTATGCCAATCACTGGTATTCCCATCTTGAGGGCCAGATCGAGGAGTTTTACGATCTTTTTCGCGTGCATTTCTCCCAGTGAGCCGCCCATCACCGTGAAATCCTGAGAAAAAACGGCGACTTTTCTTCCGTTTATCTCACCAACACCCGTAATGACTCCGTCCCTTGGAAGTTTCACCTTGTCGAGTCCAAAGTACGTGTTTCTGTGTTCCACAAATTTGTCGATTTCCACGAACGTTCCAGGATCGAGGAGCAGTTCTAATCTTTCCCAGGCAGTGAGTTTTCCAGACTCATGCTGTTTTTCTACTTTCTCAGGACCGCCACCTTGTTCAATCTCCTTCTCGATTTTCTTCAATTCTTCGATCTTATCCCTCAGACTCATCTTATCCCTCCGTTTCTAATGATGCCAGGACTTCCTTCAGTATCTCCTCTTCATCTCTTGTATCTCCATCGAGTTTTCTCATGAGAATCTTCTCGAGAACCTCTCCAATTATTTTACCGGATGTTATCCCTTTTCTGATGAGATACTCCCCGTTTATCTTTTCGAGCTTCGTGTTCTTTATCTTCAGAAGATAGGATTTGAACAACTCTTCTTTCTCACCGCTGAGATACGCCAGGAAGTGACAGATCGTCTCGCTCGAGACTCCCTTCACAAGAGGATAAACAAAAGAAACAGGAACCCTTTCCGAAAGCATCTCCAGAAGAGCGGGTGCACTCTTTTCCACGTGTCTGATTTCGTTTATCAGGTTTCGGCGAAGAGAATATCTATCTCTCACTTCTTTCCAGCTCTCATCGTCGTAGAACTCGAGAAACACGTGGAGCGCTGCGTAGAATTTGTCAACTTCTCCGAAGTTCTCCTCCACCCACGGAATGTTTCTGAAGAGATTTTCCATCTTTCCGTCCATGGAAGGGGTGTAATAGGTTTTTGGGAACAGATGTTTTATCACATCGAATTGCGCCATCCTCCTGATTGACTTCAGAGGGTTTTTCTCTTCGAGTATTTTCTCCAATTCCTGTCTGAGGCGTGGACCAGTTGTTCGCTCAAGGTATCCTTCTTCAACAGCCTGTTTCAGGAGCCTCTCTGTTGTTTCTTCGATTCTGAAGTCAAAACGTTGTTCAAAACGAACGGCACGCAGAATCCTTGTGGGATCGTCTACAAAACTCAGGGTGTGAAGGACCCGTATTACTCCTTCTTTCAGATCCCTGTATCCCCCAAAGAAATCGATCAGCAGTCCGAAATCTTTCGAGTTAAGCTTTATAGCCATCGCGTTTATCGTGAAATCTCTCCTGTAGAGATCTTTCTTTATCGTACTCATCTCCACATCGGGGAGCTTAGCGGGTGATTCGTAGTACTCCAACCTCGCCGTTGCGATGTCTATTCTGAGACCTCCCTTCAAAAAAAGAGAAGCGGTCATGAATTTATCGTGTTTCACCATCTTTCCGGGCAAAAAACGACCGGCGTATTCGGCAAATTCCAGAGCGTTTCCCTCAACAACGATGTCTATATCGAGATTCTCTATGCCGAGGAGAAGATCACGAACGAAGCCCCCCACGACATAAACGGGCATGTTCACCTCATCACCGAACTTCCCGAGAAGTCTGAAAAGATTCAAGATCTTCGGATCTACCCGTTCTACGAGGAGCTTTGAAACATCTCTGAATATCTGTCCGTTCGCCTGAAACACCGGCATCACGTATTTTTTGAAGGGTTTCCCGAATATCGCCCTCAGAACGTCACTTCTCGTTACGATGCCCACGAGAATGCCGTTCTCCAGTATAGGAATTCGTCCGATGGCGTGTTCCACCATGAGTTCTCTCAACCTGGTCACAGGAGTATCAGGAGTCGCCACCACCAGGTTCGTCGACATGATGGACTTCACAGGCCTGTCACCCAGACCATGGTTCATCGCCTTCTCAACTGCTTTCTTCGTAACAATACCTATCAGCCTGTTCCCCTCAACAACTGGAAATCCACTGTGTCCGGTTTGCTTCATCAATCTATCCACTTCTCCTATCGTCATGTCAGAGAGGACCACCTTCACGGGAGAGGACATGATATCTCTTGCGCGAAGGAGAGGAACCACATGATCGTGGAGTTTATTCAAAACCTCTTTCAGAACCTCGTCGATCTCTTTTCCGGTGATAGTTGCGGAGGCTGCCCTCGTGTGCCCGCCTCCTCCGAGGTCTCTCATGAAAGAGCCGAGATCCACGTCGGGTGAACCGGTTCTTCCAATAACGTAGATCTTTTTCCCCATCTTCACAATCGCTATGAAGGTTTCCTTTCCCAGCATCTCCCAGACCTTACTCACAATCAGCCCCAATCCTCCCACAAAGTCCTCGCACTCCATCACTGAAATGGTTATCGGGACACCGTTCACTTCATAGTCACGAGCGTTCTCTATCAGTTCGTCCAGCAGTTCCATCTGCTTAGGAGTGAGCTCTTCTCTTGTGTAAAGTGCCACTTCATCGAGATTTGCACCGTTTTCCAGAAGAAACTTCGCTATCTCCAGATCCCGCGGTGTGGTTGAAGAAAAGAGTAGATTTCCCGTGTCGTCGTAGAGAGCGATCATGAAGAGAGTGGTTTCGGTGGGATCCAGTGGTATATTTTTATCTCGAATGAGCTCAACGAGTATCGTTATCGTGGCTCCCACCTTCGATACTATTCCATCGTATGGACTTTCATCCACATGGTGATCGTAAACTGTTATCTTCGCTCCTTGACTTTTCTCTCTGATATTCTCTGGAATCCGATCCGGAGAAGGTGTGTCGACGATCACGAGTTCTGTGACCTCGCCTTCAAACTCGTGATCCCAGATGAATTCAAAGTGATCCAAATAGACTTTGAGGAAATCGGAGAGATTCCTCGCCGGATTGGAAGGCAGAACTATGATGTGGTCATCAAACAGCTTCTTCGCCGCGACACAGGAAGCGAAGGCATCGAAATCGGGTGATCTGTGTGTGGTGATGACTCTCATTCACTCCACCTCTAAGGTTACAGTCACAGAACTCGCTTCCATTGTATCTTCTTCAAGATCCATTGTCACTTTCTCTGCCTCCATCTCCAGATCTTTTTCTTTATCCTTCAACCTCACACTGTGGAGGAGCTCTATGATACCGTCTTTTCTTCTGTAAACCACCTCTTCGGAACTTACCTCAACTGAACCTTTCAGAATCCTCACCTCTCCAACTCCATGAAAAACGTCTTTTTCAAGATCGAAGGTGATTTGTTCGCACTCTATATAGATCGTTTCCGTGCTGGTCTTATCGATGAACTCACCTTCCACACTCCCTGTGATGGTTCCCACTCTGGTCTCCACATCGTAAATGAGACTGTCTCCTTTCAGTTTCCCGTCTTCAAGGGTCACAGTCACAGATGAACTCGCTTCTGTTATTCTCCACTTTCCACTCAGTTTTTTCACGATCAAACTCTCGGCAGTTAGAGTGAATTTCTCTTCTTCGATCTTGAGAACAACGTTTCCGGAATACTCTATCCTTTCATCGGAAGGTTTCACAAAATCCGCCTTTATGTGAATCGTTTTCGAAAATGCGAGAAGACTCACAAGGATGAAGAATGTGATCAACGATTTTTTCACACAAACACCTCCTCGAAGAATCTGGGAAACTCTTCGTAAGCGCGTCTCGTTGTAGAAACCGGCGAAAGGGAAGAGCACGATATCCTCAAACACTTAGCTTTTTTTGTTCTTTCTCTCTCCAGATGCTTTGTTCTTGCTGTTGTCGATAAAAACAGGTACTCGAGTGCGTTTCTTGGAGAATGCGTTTCTTTTTCTATATCGAACAGGACCATAAGTTCTCCTTCGGGAACTCCCGTGATCCAAGTGATGGGGACGTACCTGTCTTCGTACGGACGGTAGAGTATCGGAAAGGAAAGAGAAATCTTGAGCGCTTTTCTCAGATCGTCACCCTCTTTGAAGACCACTTCCTTTCCTTCGAAAAGATCGAAAGCCCAGATTTCAAGACCTCCTGGGATTTTCTGCGCAGGGAACAGCGAATCTATGTACCTGTACAGGCGCTCGTGATTTCGAACACCGTTCAACGTGTCACCGATTCTCATCAGTATCCGAAGAGCATCGAGCATAGAAATCTGGTCTATACCATTCGTGAAGAATGGATCGAGAAGTTTCTCAATGTTCTTCCATTCCTTCACCAAGATGGAGTATGTCCTGTTAGCAGATCTTGTGAGGAAAAAAAGAGCGCAGGGAATAGAAGAAATCCCACAGCACCTCGCTGTGAAATCGACTTTCGAATCTTTTAAAAATTTCAGCACTCCTGTAACTCCCAGATAAGCACCGCTGTCCCCACCGAACGCGATTACCAGGGTAAAATCACTCCCTTCAAATTTCTAAGTGCTTTTCTGTAGATTTCTTCGTACTTATCGAAAGCGTTCCAGGACTCGTTCACATCGTGTATCACCACAAAATCCGCCTTTGAAAGCTCTTCCCTCTCCAGGAGTATCTCCTTCCATCTGTCCATTGCAAAGAACATTTCGAAATGGTTTTTAAATCCTTCTTTTTTCTCTCTGTTGAAAGCGGAAGCCACAACGAAATCCGCTCCGAGTTCTCGTGCCTGAGAAACCGGTGTGGGTGCAAGAACCCCACCGTCCAGACAGGGAGTACCTCCTATCCAGATCGGCTCGAAATATCCCGGTACAGAACTGCTCGCCACGATGGCATCTATCAGAAAGCCTTCTGTCACAAGGAGAGAATCCAAGTTTTCTGTATCGAAAATCACAACACCGAGTGTTTTCTTGCAGTCAGAGAATTTCTTTCTACCAAAAACCTCCTTGAGAACAGAAAACAGAAGATCTGCTTTAAAAAGAGAACGTTGAAACAACCCTCTCCAGGTGTTCTCCGATTCCATCTTTTCCAGATCCTCAAAGTGTTTCTTCATGAGAGAAAAGGTGACATCCTTCACCAGAGCGGGATCTCCGTAGAGTGCGTACAGTCCCCCTACGATGGCTCCTATCGATGATCCAGTGACCACATCGAACACGTCCCCAGATCTTTCCAGGAAAGCAATGTGAGCCGCTCCTTTGACTCCTCCCGCCGCGAACGCTACTCCTTTCACCACATTCATCGCCCCGCAAGAAGAAGGATTCCCAGAAGAAGAGCAAGCGCTCCTGCACCGATCATCATCAACGTGCCGGTGTCCATCTGGAGCGAAGATTTCTCTTTTTCTTCCACTTTCTGAGAGAGTACTGTCAGGTCCGAAGAGAGTCTTTCGATCCTCTTTGAAAGATCGATCACCTGCTTTTTGAGATCCTGGATTTCACTCTCCATCGTCGTTCTGTTTTGTTGATCTTCAGCAACGGATTCTTCCAATCCGGAGAAACGTTTATTCAGGTTTTCCAGATCACTTTTCAGGTTTTCCACGCTGGACTCCAGTGTTTGAAATTTTGTTGTCATTTGAGAGATACTCTTTTCCAGATCAGAAACTCTCTCCTCCTGAGTGGAGATTTTGCTGGAAACAGCAGAAACTTTCTGATTCACTTCGTTCTTCAGATTCACCACATCCGAGGAAAGTGAGTCCAATTCTTTGCGAAGTTGATCCAGTTGTTCTGAAAGGCCTCCTGTTCGTCCTTTCAACATGAGGATGTCTTCGCCTGCGTTCTGTTTCCAGGTGAGAAGATTGCGCGTATCTGAACTGAGCTGAGTGATTGCTTCTTCAAGAGAAGCTATCTCTCTTGACACGTTCTCCAGATTCTTTTCCAAAAGAGTCAGCCTTGAGGAATTCTGTTGTGCACTCTCTTCAAGCTTCTTAAGGTTTTTTTCGACAACGTCTATTCTCCTCAGTATCTCCGAATCTATCCCGGCTGTTTCCTGCTTGAAGCTGGTGAAAGCCAGCGAGAGATTGTTGAACGCTTCCTCCAGAGAATCAGCTTTTGTCTTCAACTCTAAAACTTCACTCGCCGTGGAGGTAATTTCGAGTACAGCAGAATCAACTCGAGAGTTCAAAGAATTGTAGTTCTTTTCCAGATTAGAGGTTCGTTCATCGAGAGCGATCGTGGCCGTCTTTACAATATCGAGCTCATCGAGTAGCGGGAGTTTTTCCTTGAATTTTTCAAGTTCGAATCTCATGACCAATCTGTAGATGTACTGCGCTATGTCGTAGCGAGTCACAAGAAGCGCTCCCCTGAAATTCCCCTTGTCATCAAGTTCCATGATGCTCGCTTTCACCACGTAATTCACAGCGTCGAAAAACGGAGATCCTGGCTCTAAATCCTTTATGTTCTGTGAAAGCAGGAGAACGCTCATCACTGTCAACCCAAAAACAAGTATCTTTTTCAAAGACTTCACCTCCCTCTTCAACCTTAAAACATCCTTGAAAACACCCCGTGAACAACCGGTTTATTGTTTGGAAAAATTTTTCTCCATAGCGCTTTTCAGCTCTTTCAGATAGTCGAGTATCTTTGAGGATTTTTCCCTACCAAGATCACTCGTGATCTTCTCGATGAAATTTTCTCTTCGTTCGATGACCTTCTCTATAACCTCTTCCCCTTTTCTTGTTATAACCAAAAAATAGGCTCTTCGGTCCGCAGTGTCTGGAGTGCGTGTCAGATAACCGTCTGCCTCGAGTCTTTTCACCAGACCGGTCACCGTGCTCTTCGCTACTCCCAGCAAAGCGCTGAGTTCTCCTGGACGTTTGGGACCTTCGAAATAGATCTTCTGAAGAATGTCAAATTGAGCCGGTGTTATACCGAAATCTCTCAACACCTTCCTGCCTTCCACCTTCACCATGAAACAGATCTCTCTGAGAATTCTTTCAAAGGGTTGTTTCACATTCTCACTCCTTTCCCGATAATACCACTGTAATCTCACCGAGAGGTTTTTTCTTTTCAAAGTACGAAATAGCCTCACTCACCTTTCCTCTGAAGAACTCCTGATGAAGCTTTGTCATCTCCCTTGCGATGAACACCTCCCGATCCCCAATTATCTCCAGAATGTCCCTCAGAGTTGAGAGTAACCTTTCCGGTGACTCGAAAAACACAATTACTCTGTTTTCCTTTTTCAAAGATTTGAGAAGTCTCCTTCTGTTCTTTCCACGTGGCAGAAAGCCTTCAAAGATGAATTTCGAACCTGGGAATCCACTTGCCGCGACGGCACTCGTCAGGGCACTCGGTCCCGGAACGATATCCACCTCTATACCTTCCCTCCAGCATTCCTCTATGAGGTTGTATCCTGGATCGGAGATCACCGGCATCCCCGCATCGCTGACAAGGGCTACTTTCTTTCCCTCTCTGAGAAGCGGCAGAATTTCTTTTATTCTTTTCTTCGAGTTCCTCTCGTTGAACGAAAGAAGCGGTTTTTTTATTCTGTATTTGTTTAGAAGGATCACAACTCTCCTGGTGTCCTCCGCGAGTATCAGATCGACTTCTCTGAGCGTCTTCAAAGCCCTGATGGTGATATCCTCGAGGTTTCCTATAGGTGTTCCCACTATGATCAGTTTCCCCAAACTATCTCCTCCTTACCTCAAAAAGAGACGATCTTTCCCTCGATTCTTTCAACATACTACTGTCCAGCTGTATCTTCTTCGAAGGACCGAAAACCTTCTCAAATTGCGCCAAGATACTTTCTTCCAGAGTCTTCACATCCACATCGTAAAGATCCAGGATACCTTTCAAAGGAGGAATACCATCCCCAAAAATGGTTTTCAGAAGCTCAACATCCTGTTTCAGAACTATGGATCCATGTTCAACGATGGACTCAGCCGTTCTGAACTGCGCACTCCCTACCACCTTGACACCGTTGAGCACGATCTCGTACCTCGACGGTGCATCAAAACAAAGCATCGTGTTTCCCCGTCTTTCGCTTGACAACTCAGCGGGCACCCCGGCTTTTACCAGAGCGTCCCTTATCAAACTGTGTACCAGCCTGTGAAATTCCAGAACGGAAAGCTTCCCGGCGTCTACTTTTCTGGGAACTGCAAGACAATAGGTGATCTCCCGGTGATGAAGCAGCGCTCTGCCTCCAGAAGGTCTTCTCACAACATCTATCCAATCAGGAACGTTTATCCCACCCTTTTTTTGAAAACGTCCCAGGGAAACGGTAGGTCTTTCCCAACCATAAAACCTGAACAACACCGCGTTCATCTTCACAGCCCACTCCGCCATCAAGCTATCGACGGCCATGTTCAACGCCCCAGGGAAAACACCTTTTTCAATCACAACAAAGGTCTCTTGAATGGCACACCCACCCTCCTTGGATATTTCTCAGGAGAGTTCTCGTGTTTTCTGAATATCAGCAGCGCCCTTCTCTCGCCGGTTTTTAGAGAATACTCCCGCACCTCTTCGAGTTCCACCTTCAGTTCTTTTATGGCTTTTTGCGCCTCTTTCAATTCCTCTCTGTACGAAGGCCCCTTGTAGAAAAGAAGTTTCCCACCGATTTTCGATGCTGGTGCACAGATCTCCACCAGTACATTCAACCGCGCCACAGCTCTGGCTGTGACATAGTCAAACTCTTCTCGCCTTTCTCTGGAGAAATTCTCTGCTCTCTCTTTGACAGCTGAAACATTTTCCAGATCCAGCTTTTCTATTACTCCTCTGAGAAAATTCACCGACTTTTCTCTGGAATCCAGAAGTACCACCTTGAGTTTCGGAAAAAAGATAGCTAAAATAAGCCCTGGGACACCATTACCTGAACCAACATCCAGGAGTGTCCCTTCCAGTTCTTCTTTTAAGGGAAGTAGAATTTCTACAACATTTTTATGGACAGCAGAGTCTAAATCCCTGTGAGCGGTGAGGTTGTAAGGGGTTCTCAGGAGTTCCTCGATGTATTTATCTACCTTTTCTATCTGCGGTTCTTGAAATCTAAGCCCGTACTCGAGAAGAATGTTCTTTACTGAATCCAAAGGCGACACCTCCGAAGAAAATTCTAACATTTGTGGAGGGAACATCTGTGATTCTGAAAATCGCTCTGAGAAACTTCACAAAAAATTTGAAAATCTCCCTCGTTGTCATCTTAGGATTGGCCATCAGCCTGTCGCTGGTAACGGGAGCGCTGTCTCTTTCGGATTCGATAAACGTGTGGAAATGGGAAAGGATAGAAGAAAACTTCGGTAACGCGGATGCCGTGGCTGAGCCAAAGAGCCCTTCCTTTCTCTTTTTCTCATTTGCAACCTCAAAAATCGATGATTCTGAAATAGAAAACCTGAAAAAACAGGTGAAAGGTGTCCTCCCAGTCTCAGAAGACAGCGCCAGGTTGAACAACTCTCTGGACGTTCTCGTGATAGCTACAGAACCGGAATCCCTCTCAGACTTCGTCGGCGAGTCACTGACTTTGAATCCGGGAGAGGCCATAGTTGGAAAGTCTGTTGCAAGACTGATGAACCTGAAGGTGGGAGACAGAATCACCCTGCTCTTCTCATCAGGAAGTAGGGAATTTACCATTGTAAAAATCGGTGAGGAAGGTTTTTTGAACTTCAAAGGTGAATCGGCGAGTCTGCCTGGAACTGTTTTCATCAACGCGGAAGATTTTCCCAGTGGAGTTTTCCCCACAAAGTGTTACCTTTACTACAGCCTTCCAATCGAAAAACATGAAGAAACGAACATAGAGACGAATCTCAGGGTGAGGAATATAAAGTACAGCTTTCTCAAATCTCCGATCAACAGGTCCCTCGCTTACGTGACACTGGCTTTCTCTGGCATTTCAATCTTCGTTGGTTTCTTAGTTTTTTACATGTTCTGTGAGGACGTGATGAGAGACAGGAGCTCCACACTCGTGACTCTGAGAAAGATAGGGCTCAGAAAGATGGAAGAGTGGGGAATACTGCTTCTGGAAGGTTTCATGTACTCTCTGATATCGGCAGCAGCAGGTGTGTTGATTGGGATTTTCGTCGGAAAGTTTCTTCTGAGTCGTTTTCAGGAAGTCGTTGATGTGATCTCATCTTCGTTTTTCCACGTTGATAAGATAGTATTTCACCTTTCGATCAGAACACTCTTTCTTTCCCTTGGACTCGGGGTTCTTTTCCCAATGATCCTTTTCCTTCTGAAAGCGAGAGAAATAACTGGGAAACCGCCCGTTTACAGAGAAATGGGAGAACAGCTGGATGTCTCCTGGAAACTCTTGATCTTCGTTGTGTTTCTGGGTTTAGTTCTTTTCTTCTCCGAACTTCGTGTGTTTTCCGTGGTTTTGCTGTCACTGGTCATCGCTATCAAACTGAAGAATCCATTCATAATGATGGCTCTTGGCACTTTGAACCTTGGTATGGGATTCTTTTCCGATTTGAACCTTCAAAGTGAAAGGGATTTCATTCTATCATCACTGAACAAAGGATCCGCTATTTTCTTTGGTGTGACTCTTTTGGTTTTTTCGGTGGTTCTTCTTTCAAAGAACGTCTTCAACAACCTCATGTCTAAGGGCAATCTTTCCCTACTGATAGGACTTTCCTACGTCCAGCGCTTTCCAAAGAAAGGTATCACAGTTTCCCTGACCTTCGCCTTTCTGATCTTCTCTGTCACAGTCTTCAACATACTTTCTGCCAGCGCGGACCGATTTGTTCAGGAAAAGGTGAGAGGAGGGCTCTTTGGATACAATTTTCTGGTTCTGGAAAATCCATTCAGGTCTTTATTGGCGAAAACATCTCTCCCCCTTCATGAAGAGTTGAAAGATCCTTGCAGAGTTTACCTTTATACCTTGAAAACAGAAAAGGGAGAAAAAATGATCGCTTTTGTTGATGAATCGTTTTTTAGAAACTCAACGCTGAAGCTTCTTCGGGGATCCGTGAAATCTCTGGAGGCCTCTGATACTGTTCTGATAGGAGATCCTGTTGATTTTGAAGAAATAACAGGAACTCTGAAGTCCATCCTCCCACTCGGTGGAAGAGAAGATGTTAAGTTTAAAATCGCTGGCGTTTACAACAAGAACGATTATCTGGTCCCGATCGACATGATCGCACCTATCTCAAACGCCGCCAGCGACGTAAAACCCTTATCTCTGCTTCTTGGAAAAGTTGAAAAAAGCAGTGCTTCCAATGTGAAACAGTTCTACCTCTCAAAATTTGCCTATCCTTTTTTCTTGGATGAGGAATTCAAAAAACTCTACAGCGGAATAGAGGGGCTCGTCAGCGTAATAAGGTTCATTTTCCTGTTTGGATTCTTATCTGCCTCCTCCGGACTTCTACTTTTTGTTCTGAAATCGTACTTTTCCAGAGTAAAGATAATGGGAACACTCCGCGCCGTGGGGATGAAAATAAACCAGTTGGTAACCTCCTTCCTGATAGAACATCTTTTCTTCCTCTTCGGAGGAATACTCATAGGTACCGTCTCAGGTGTTCTCGTGGGGTATTTCGTTTCAGAAGCAATGTCTGAAAGCCTCGGAACTTTCATGGTTTCCGTACCGGTAGCTTCTATACTTCTGTCGCTTCTCACAGTGGTTGCTCTTGCTTCAGCCGTTATGGTGATACCGAGTTTTATGATGTCAAAACTCTCACCACTTGAAGCCATGAGGGAAGGAGAGTGAAGGCTTTGATCGAAGTCCACAACCTGTGGAAGGAGTACAATGGGAAAGAGAAAGTAACGGCCTTGAAGGGTATAAATCTAAGAATAAACACTGGAGAATTTGTTGTGATCCTGGGTCCATCAGGTTCTGGAAAGACGACTCTTCTGAACTGTCTTTCTGGTGTGGATCGTCCCACAAGGGGAACTGTAGTAATTCACGGGACAGACCTGTACAGACTCTCAGAAGAGGAAAGAACGAGGTTCAGAGCGGAAAACATGGGGTTCGTGTTTCAATTCTTCAATCTCGTTCCCGTTCTTACCGCTATTGAAAATGTGGAACTACCTCTGCTCATACTGGGTGTGAACAGAAAAGAAGCAAGAGAGCGAGCCTTCGAAATTCTGAGGAAAGTGGGATTGGCTCACAAGTGTGATAGATTTCCTGAGGAACTCTCCGGAGGGGAAAAACAGCGCGTTGCCATCGCGAGGGCCATCGTCCACAACCCAAAAGTCATATGGGCGGATGAACCCACCGGTGCCCTGGACAACGAGACAGGAAGAATGATCATAGACCTTCTGATGGAAATGAAGAGAAATTCCACACTGGTAATCGTGACTCATGACGAAAGAATAGCAGAGAAAGCGGACCGGGTTATAAAGATAAGAGATGGTCAAATAGAACAGGATATACGTGAAAATGTGTTGTAACCCACATGAAGTGTGAGATACTCAAAGCTTCTGTAACCGCAGTTTCCCCACTGAGTTAAAAGGTCCTCTATCTCTGTAGTGTCTCCGTATATCCTCATCCTGTCATCGAGAAACTCTACCACGCCGTTTG from Thermotoga sp. Mc24 harbors:
- a CDS encoding S-layer homology domain-containing protein, whose product is MKKILVFGLTVMSVLLLSQNIKDLEPGSPFFDAVNYVVKASIMELDDKGNFRGALLVTRYDIAQYIYRLVMRFELEKFKEKLPLLDELDIVKTATIALDERTSNLEKNYNSLNSRVDSAVLEITSTASEVLELKTKADSLEEAFNNLSLAFTSFKQETAGIDSEILRRIDVVEKNLKKLEESAQQNSSRLTLLEKNLENVSREIASLEEAITQLSSDTRNLLTWKQNAGEDILMLKGRTGGLSEQLDQLRKELDSLSSDVVNLKNEVNQKVSAVSSKISTQEERVSDLEKSISQMTTKFQTLESSVENLKSDLENLNKRFSGLEESVAEDQQNRTTMESEIQDLKKQVIDLSKRIERLSSDLTVLSQKVEEKEKSSLQMDTGTLMMIGAGALALLLGILLLAGR
- a CDS encoding acyl-CoA carboxylase subunit beta, whose product is MSLRDKIEELKKIEKEIEQGGGPEKVEKQHESGKLTAWERLELLLDPGTFVEIDKFVEHRNTYFGLDKVKLPRDGVITGVGEINGRKVAVFSQDFTVMGGSLGEMHAKKIVKLLDLALKMGIPVIGINDSGGARIQEGVDALAGYGEIFLRNTLASGVVPQITVIAGPCAGGAVYSPALTDFIVMVDQTARMFITGPNVIKAVTGEEISQEDLGGAMVHNQKSGNAHFLADNDEKAMSLVRTLLSYLPSNNAEEPPVEDPDTSLETPEDILDILPDNPNKGYDVREVIKRVVDHGEFFEVQPYFAKNIVIGFARIQGKTVGIVANQPSVFAGVLDIDSSDKAARFIRFLDAFNIPILTFVDTPGYLPGVAQEHGGIIRHGAKMLYAYSEATVPKITVILRKAYGGAYIAMGSKHLGADMVLAWPSAEIAVMGPEGAANIIFKKEIEASSNPEETRRKLIEEYKQQFANPYIAASRGYVDMVIDPRETRKYIMRALEVCETKVEYRPKKKHGNIPL
- a CDS encoding patatin-like phospholipase family protein, whose amino-acid sequence is MNVVKGVAFAAGGVKGAAHIAFLERSGDVFDVVTGSSIGAIVGGLYALYGDPALVKDVTFSLMKKHFEDLEKMESENTWRGLFQRSLFKADLLFSVLKEVFGRKKFSDCKKTLGVVIFDTENLDSLLVTEGFLIDAIVASSSVPGYFEPIWIGGTPCLDGGVLAPTPVSQARELGADFVVASAFNREKKEGFKNHFEMFFAMDRWKEILLEREELSKADFVVIHDVNESWNAFDKYEEIYRKALRNLKGVILPW
- a CDS encoding OadG family protein; translated protein: MITIFLFGIVTVFFVFLILYLFSIVLKFFSGKERPAVVEEKKIRYSRENEEIIAVISAVLSQIIEGDYRIVSVKKSREKRGYEAWRKTGWRRRRWSESSEW
- a CDS encoding CBS domain-containing protein, with the protein product MRVITTHRSPDFDAFASCVAAKKLFDDHIIVLPSNPARNLSDFLKVYLDHFEFIWDHEFEGEVTELVIVDTPSPDRIPENIREKSQGAKITVYDHHVDESPYDGIVSKVGATITILVELIRDKNIPLDPTETTLFMIALYDDTGNLLFSSTTPRDLEIAKFLLENGANLDEVALYTREELTPKQMELLDELIENARDYEVNGVPITISVMECEDFVGGLGLIVSKVWEMLGKETFIAIVKMGKKIYVIGRTGSPDVDLGSFMRDLGGGGHTRAASATITGKEIDEVLKEVLNKLHDHVVPLLRARDIMSSPVKVVLSDMTIGEVDRLMKQTGHSGFPVVEGNRLIGIVTKKAVEKAMNHGLGDRPVKSIMSTNLVVATPDTPVTRLRELMVEHAIGRIPILENGILVGIVTRSDVLRAIFGKPFKKYVMPVFQANGQIFRDVSKLLVERVDPKILNLFRLLGKFGDEVNMPVYVVGGFVRDLLLGIENLDIDIVVEGNALEFAEYAGRFLPGKMVKHDKFMTASLFLKGGLRIDIATARLEYYESPAKLPDVEMSTIKKDLYRRDFTINAMAIKLNSKDFGLLIDFFGGYRDLKEGVIRVLHTLSFVDDPTRILRAVRFEQRFDFRIEETTERLLKQAVEEGYLERTTGPRLRQELEKILEEKNPLKSIRRMAQFDVIKHLFPKTYYTPSMDGKMENLFRNIPWVEENFGEVDKFYAALHVFLEFYDDESWKEVRDRYSLRRNLINEIRHVEKSAPALLEMLSERVPVSFVYPLVKGVSSETICHFLAYLSGEKEELFKSYLLKIKNTKLEKINGEYLIRKGITSGKIIGEVLEKILMRKLDGDTRDEEEILKEVLASLETEG